A stretch of Myxococcus hansupus DNA encodes these proteins:
- a CDS encoding ABC transporter ATP-binding protein — protein MVEPAQRNAIELVNVFKSFGAQQVLRGVNLVVPTGTTCVLLGVSGSGKTVLMKHIDGLLRPDRGTVRVDGEELAWLDAAGLERVRRKLGILFQGGALFDSLTVEDNVSFPLRERLHLVESEVRERVQRVLSMVGLEDAAKLRPGELSGGMLKRAAFARAVVLEPKILLYDDPTAGLDPLRTQSVVDVILTGKHRLQASGLVITPDVASAFQVGDSLALLHEGRIVEHAPPEAFRQSQHPAVQAFLHDWLSRRARASGHPTPLHT, from the coding sequence ATGGTCGAGCCGGCGCAGCGCAATGCCATCGAGTTGGTGAACGTCTTCAAGTCGTTCGGCGCGCAGCAGGTGCTGCGGGGAGTCAATCTGGTGGTGCCCACGGGGACCACCTGCGTGCTGCTGGGCGTGTCGGGCTCGGGCAAGACGGTGCTGATGAAGCACATCGACGGGCTGCTGCGCCCGGACCGCGGCACGGTGCGCGTGGACGGCGAGGAGCTGGCCTGGCTGGACGCCGCGGGCCTGGAGCGCGTGCGCCGCAAGCTGGGCATCCTCTTTCAAGGGGGCGCGCTGTTCGACTCGCTCACCGTGGAGGACAACGTCTCCTTCCCGCTGCGCGAGCGGCTCCACCTGGTGGAGAGCGAGGTCCGCGAGCGCGTGCAGCGCGTGTTGTCCATGGTGGGCCTGGAGGACGCGGCGAAGCTGCGCCCGGGCGAGCTGTCCGGCGGCATGCTCAAGCGCGCCGCCTTCGCTCGCGCGGTGGTGCTGGAGCCGAAAATCCTCCTCTATGACGACCCCACCGCGGGGTTGGATCCGCTGCGGACGCAGTCCGTGGTGGACGTCATCCTCACCGGAAAGCACCGGCTCCAGGCGTCGGGGCTCGTCATCACGCCGGACGTGGCCTCCGCCTTCCAGGTGGGGGACAGCCTCGCGCTGCTGCACGAAGGCCGCATCGTCGAGCATGCCCCGCCCGAGGCCTTCCGGCAGTCCCAGCACCCCGCGGTGCAGGCCTTTCTCCATGACTGGCTGTCACGCCGCGCCCGCGCCTCCGGACACCCCACACCGCTCCACACCTGA
- a CDS encoding DUSAM domain-containing protein, with protein sequence MAESIDWDPVRELARRVDEGESLSLTAEVRALLHRSAREVGISDEEARAAVSGVATATDLLLETRRRIRDGSQRLMRALTGARRLRDAGDVAGARALLEGVLAAEPVPLYREQAEMALDDLE encoded by the coding sequence ATGGCCGAGTCGATTGATTGGGACCCGGTGCGTGAACTCGCGCGGCGCGTGGATGAAGGGGAGTCGCTGTCCCTGACGGCCGAGGTGCGCGCCTTGCTGCACCGCTCGGCACGGGAGGTGGGCATCTCCGATGAAGAGGCTCGGGCCGCCGTGTCCGGTGTCGCGACGGCGACGGACCTGCTGCTCGAGACGCGCCGCCGCATTCGTGACGGCTCACAGCGCCTCATGCGCGCGCTGACGGGCGCCCGGCGCCTCCGGGATGCGGGAGACGTCGCTGGCGCGCGCGCGCTGCTGGAGGGCGTGCTCGCCGCGGAGCCGGTGCCGCTCTACCGGGAGCAGGCCGAGATGGCCTTGGACGACCTGGAGTGA
- a CDS encoding acyl-CoA carboxylase subunit beta → MDQTPEKDPLRARLEKMEKQAELGGGADRIAKQHEAGKLTARERIDLLLDPGSFCELDKFVTHRSSEFGMGDKKIPGDGVVTGYGTVEGRKIFVFAQDFTVFGGSLSGAYAQKICKIMDLATRVGAPVIGLNDSGGARIQEGVESLAGYADIFVRNTLASGVVPQISLIMGPCAGGAVYSPAITDFIMMVKDTSYMFITGPDVIKTVTHEEVSKEALGGAVTHNQKSGVAHFAAENEQAAIVMTRELLSFLPSNNQEEAPVQPCEDDPFRAEESLKTIVPSNPNKPYDIKEVIKAVVDDKHFFEVQEHFAKNIVIGFARMNGRSVGVVANQPAVLAGVLDIDASIKAARFVRFCDCFNIPLVTLVDVPGFLPGTDQEWGGIITHGAKLLYAYAEATVPKVTVITRKAYGGAYDVMASKHIRADMNFAWPTAEIAVMGPEGAVNIIFRNELLKAKDAAAERTRLTAEYREKFATPFKAAELGYIDEIIRPEETRAKLIRALELLKDKRQENLPRKHGNIPL, encoded by the coding sequence ATGGACCAGACTCCCGAGAAGGACCCCCTCCGCGCGCGTCTCGAGAAGATGGAGAAGCAGGCCGAGCTGGGTGGCGGCGCCGACCGCATCGCCAAGCAGCACGAGGCCGGCAAGCTGACGGCCCGCGAGCGCATCGACCTGCTGCTCGACCCCGGCTCGTTCTGTGAGCTGGACAAGTTCGTCACCCATCGCTCGAGCGAGTTCGGCATGGGCGACAAGAAGATTCCGGGCGACGGCGTCGTCACCGGCTACGGCACGGTGGAGGGCCGGAAGATTTTCGTCTTCGCCCAGGACTTCACCGTCTTCGGCGGCTCGCTGTCGGGCGCCTACGCGCAGAAGATCTGCAAGATCATGGACCTGGCCACCCGCGTGGGCGCGCCCGTGATTGGCCTGAACGATTCGGGCGGCGCGCGCATCCAGGAAGGCGTGGAGAGCCTGGCCGGCTACGCGGACATCTTCGTGCGCAACACGCTGGCCTCCGGCGTGGTGCCGCAGATTTCGCTCATCATGGGTCCGTGCGCGGGCGGCGCGGTGTACTCGCCGGCCATCACCGACTTCATCATGATGGTGAAGGACACGTCGTACATGTTCATCACCGGCCCGGACGTCATCAAGACGGTGACGCACGAAGAGGTGTCGAAGGAAGCGCTGGGCGGCGCCGTCACGCACAACCAGAAGTCCGGTGTGGCCCACTTCGCCGCGGAGAACGAGCAGGCCGCCATCGTGATGACGCGCGAGCTGCTCTCCTTCCTGCCCTCCAACAATCAGGAGGAGGCGCCCGTCCAGCCGTGTGAGGACGACCCGTTCCGCGCCGAGGAGTCGCTCAAGACGATTGTCCCGAGCAACCCCAACAAGCCCTACGACATCAAGGAAGTCATCAAGGCCGTCGTCGACGACAAGCACTTCTTCGAGGTGCAGGAGCACTTCGCCAAGAACATCGTCATCGGCTTCGCGCGCATGAATGGCCGCAGCGTGGGCGTGGTCGCCAACCAGCCCGCGGTGCTCGCCGGCGTGCTGGACATCGACGCCAGCATCAAGGCCGCGCGCTTCGTGCGCTTCTGCGACTGCTTCAACATCCCGCTCGTGACGCTGGTGGACGTGCCCGGCTTCCTCCCCGGCACCGACCAGGAGTGGGGCGGCATCATCACCCACGGCGCCAAGCTGCTGTACGCCTACGCCGAGGCCACCGTCCCCAAGGTCACCGTCATCACCCGCAAGGCCTACGGCGGCGCGTATGACGTGATGGCGTCCAAGCACATCCGCGCGGACATGAACTTCGCCTGGCCCACCGCTGAAATCGCCGTCATGGGCCCCGAGGGCGCGGTCAACATCATCTTCCGCAACGAGCTGCTCAAGGCGAAGGACGCCGCCGCCGAGCGCACGCGCCTGACGGCCGAGTACCGCGAGAAGTTCGCCACCCCGTTCAAGGCCGCCGAGCTGGGCTACATCGACGAAATCATCCGTCCCGAGGAGACGCGCGCCAAGCTCATCCGCGCCCTGGAGCTGCTGAAGGACAAGCGCCAGGAGAACCTCCCCCGCAAGCACGGCAACATCCCCCTCTAA
- a CDS encoding Coq4 family protein encodes MWNPVTSARTVWRLTRAVKDPEKLQDVLGLASALAPPMAMRRLVERLMHHATAAQAFIERPRVGLLHLPTLRALPPHTLGHAFADHLEKNHLDPHALPYLEAHTDEEYVRAHLLESHDVWHVLTGFPTDVPGELGIQAFSLAQVGSPFALGVLAGGLTNTLLYAFSQREARMRAIVRGWLLGQRAQLLFGAPWRQMWEAPLAEVRGHYGLDLPAVEAVLDDFMRPTTAAWNPGGASAPQSC; translated from the coding sequence ATGTGGAACCCTGTCACGTCCGCGCGGACTGTCTGGCGATTGACACGGGCCGTCAAAGACCCGGAGAAACTCCAGGACGTCCTGGGTCTGGCCTCGGCCCTGGCGCCCCCCATGGCGATGCGGCGGCTGGTGGAGCGGTTGATGCACCACGCCACGGCCGCGCAGGCCTTCATCGAACGCCCCCGCGTGGGCCTGCTCCACCTGCCCACGCTGCGCGCGCTGCCGCCACACACCCTGGGGCATGCCTTCGCGGACCACCTGGAGAAAAACCACCTGGATCCGCACGCCCTGCCCTACCTGGAGGCGCATACCGACGAGGAGTACGTCCGCGCGCACCTGCTCGAATCCCATGACGTCTGGCACGTCCTCACCGGCTTTCCGACGGACGTGCCGGGCGAGCTGGGCATCCAGGCCTTCAGCCTGGCCCAGGTGGGCAGCCCCTTCGCGCTGGGCGTGCTCGCTGGAGGGCTGACGAACACCCTCCTCTACGCGTTCTCCCAGCGGGAGGCGCGCATGCGCGCCATCGTCCGGGGATGGCTGCTGGGGCAGCGGGCCCAGCTCCTCTTCGGGGCGCCGTGGCGTCAGATGTGGGAGGCGCCGCTGGCGGAGGTCCGCGGGCACTACGGCTTGGATCTACCGGCGGTGGAGGCCGTGCTGGACGACTTCATGCGTCCCACCACGGCGGCATGGAATCCGGGGGGCGCGTCAGCGCCCCAATCATGCTAG
- a CDS encoding site-2 protease family protein: MRAARGSFQIGSFRGIPIRVHFSLLIVLPVLAFLFGGAFRRAAEVAEVPSERLSGSPALWGLAVAVGLFASVFVHELAHTVYALRRGGTVRSITLMMVGGVSELTEAPPRPRDEALMAAVGPLTSILLAVLLGGATWLLQEAGSFNLRFALFYMASLNLFLGVFNLLPAFPMDGGRIVRASLTGRLGAVRATQVASVMGRAFAVLFGVWAVLSLNPFLAIIAVFIFMGAQGEAQQVRMKATLERVPVADLMTPRRVGVGAAASLEETLWELRRERLLLLPVTEGDRPVGQVALEVVRSVPDAERMTRTAREVMQRAVVVRLDEDGWVALRRMAEEEVPQLIVVEPDGTLAGTLDVNDVQRGMTLYQAREERRGQRAPRWRQERPA, from the coding sequence ATGCGTGCCGCGCGAGGTTCCTTTCAAATCGGTTCGTTCCGCGGCATTCCCATCCGCGTCCATTTCTCGCTGCTGATTGTGTTGCCGGTGCTGGCCTTCCTGTTCGGCGGTGCCTTCCGGCGCGCGGCGGAGGTGGCCGAGGTTCCCTCGGAGCGACTGAGTGGCTCACCCGCGCTGTGGGGCCTGGCGGTGGCGGTGGGGCTGTTCGCGTCCGTGTTCGTCCATGAGCTGGCGCACACGGTGTACGCGCTGCGCCGGGGCGGGACGGTGCGCTCGATTACGTTGATGATGGTGGGTGGCGTGTCCGAGCTGACGGAGGCGCCGCCGCGTCCCCGGGACGAAGCGTTGATGGCCGCGGTGGGGCCGCTGACGAGCATCCTGCTGGCGGTCCTGCTGGGCGGCGCGACGTGGTTGCTCCAGGAGGCGGGCTCCTTCAACCTGCGGTTCGCGCTCTTCTACATGGCGAGCCTGAATCTGTTCCTGGGCGTGTTCAACCTGCTGCCCGCGTTCCCCATGGACGGTGGGCGCATCGTCCGCGCGTCGTTGACGGGACGGCTGGGCGCGGTGCGCGCGACGCAGGTGGCCTCCGTGATGGGGCGTGCGTTCGCGGTGCTCTTCGGCGTCTGGGCGGTGCTGTCGCTGAACCCGTTCCTGGCCATCATCGCGGTCTTCATCTTCATGGGCGCACAGGGCGAGGCGCAGCAGGTGCGGATGAAGGCGACGCTGGAGCGCGTGCCCGTGGCCGACCTGATGACGCCGCGCCGCGTGGGCGTGGGCGCGGCGGCGTCGCTGGAAGAGACGCTGTGGGAGCTGCGCCGCGAGCGGCTGTTGCTGCTGCCGGTGACGGAGGGCGACAGGCCCGTGGGGCAGGTGGCGCTGGAGGTTGTGCGCAGCGTGCCCGACGCGGAGCGGATGACGCGTACGGCGCGCGAGGTGATGCAGCGCGCGGTGGTGGTGCGGCTGGATGAGGATGGCTGGGTGGCCCTGCGGCGCATGGCCGAGGAAGAGGTGCCACAGCTCATCGTGGTGGAGCCGGATGGGACGCTCGCCGGCACGCTGGATGTGAATGACGTGCAGCGCGGCATGACGCTGTATCAGGCGCGGGAGGAGCGCCGGGGCCAGCGCGCGCCGAGGTGGCGTCAGGAGCGTCCGGCGTAG
- a CDS encoding rhomboid family intramembrane serine protease produces MMMFLPLGVDETELDRLPRVSITIAALCAVIFFITWVIPSEPLGVGESDLRSLLEQSLVHPDLEFPPACAERLLSEGGRGLVTTLRARIEAPADFVNVAQRQQALDERCQELLASQESSLLWRLSLVPARGLVQPGWLTYMFLHFGWMHLLGNLLFFYVASLLLEDAWGRPLFAGFYLAGGLFAGVAHYALDTSSEALMVGASGAVAACMGAFCLRFAQRRVRIGYFIWVLKIFRGTFPVPGWLWAGLWFGNEVLNYFVWGNNTGVAVMAHIGGFAFGFAGASLLRVTHLEERVVAPALAAKQGGWVADPRLAEAQAALDRGDLTAAREGFTRLLKSQPDQVDAMLALGRMELENGETQAGMTRVERGLQTLAGRASADAVWFAIEALGPLFAIDKVRPASAWRLAQALDTEDAPPTAVETTEALYGVAGSGSGAIAVRALIRAAELRLARTQDPERAAEYLALAKPRLTGEAATLAGRVQELDAEVERWVEDGAWRRRDAAPTTAVETPPAPPRIIPCRIVGLTDMALSVEAATGQRRTLAMTEVLAIAVGLLPLAGPPGTPPRQTVLTDLVVSWGDAGEGPTVLRVNIVGLALNHFYPGVPPKEAYARFLADMLARTNANALPDVSSLKQGQYPRFNSEAELSQHFYGMSAAAA; encoded by the coding sequence ATGATGATGTTCTTGCCCCTTGGGGTGGATGAAACCGAGCTGGACCGGCTGCCTCGGGTCTCCATCACCATCGCGGCCCTGTGCGCAGTCATCTTCTTCATCACCTGGGTGATTCCCTCCGAGCCGCTGGGGGTTGGCGAGAGCGACCTGCGGTCCCTGCTGGAGCAGTCGCTCGTGCACCCGGACCTGGAGTTCCCGCCCGCGTGTGCCGAGCGCCTCCTCTCCGAGGGAGGCCGGGGGCTGGTGACCACGCTGCGCGCGCGAATCGAAGCCCCCGCCGATTTCGTCAACGTGGCCCAACGCCAGCAGGCGCTGGATGAGCGGTGTCAGGAGCTCCTCGCGAGCCAGGAGTCGAGCCTGCTGTGGCGCCTCTCGCTCGTCCCCGCGAGAGGACTCGTGCAGCCCGGCTGGCTGACGTACATGTTCCTGCACTTCGGGTGGATGCACCTGCTGGGGAACCTGCTGTTCTTCTACGTCGCGAGCCTGCTGCTCGAGGACGCGTGGGGACGGCCGCTCTTCGCGGGCTTCTACCTCGCGGGCGGCCTGTTCGCGGGCGTGGCCCACTACGCGCTCGACACCTCCTCCGAGGCCCTGATGGTGGGCGCGTCCGGGGCCGTGGCCGCGTGCATGGGCGCGTTCTGTCTGCGCTTCGCCCAGCGGCGGGTGCGCATCGGCTACTTCATCTGGGTCTTGAAGATCTTTCGCGGCACCTTCCCCGTGCCGGGCTGGCTCTGGGCGGGCCTCTGGTTCGGCAACGAGGTGCTCAACTACTTCGTCTGGGGCAACAACACGGGCGTGGCGGTGATGGCGCACATCGGCGGGTTTGCCTTCGGCTTCGCGGGGGCCTCGCTGCTGCGCGTCACGCACCTGGAGGAGCGCGTCGTCGCCCCCGCGCTGGCGGCGAAGCAGGGAGGCTGGGTGGCCGACCCGCGGCTGGCGGAGGCGCAGGCCGCGCTCGACCGGGGGGACCTGACCGCCGCGCGAGAGGGCTTCACGCGCCTGCTCAAGAGCCAGCCGGACCAGGTCGACGCGATGCTGGCGCTGGGCCGCATGGAGTTGGAGAACGGCGAGACGCAGGCGGGCATGACGCGGGTGGAGCGCGGGCTCCAGACGCTCGCGGGCCGCGCGTCCGCGGACGCGGTGTGGTTCGCCATCGAGGCGCTGGGCCCGCTGTTCGCCATCGACAAGGTGCGGCCCGCCTCCGCGTGGCGGCTGGCGCAGGCGCTGGACACGGAGGATGCGCCTCCAACCGCGGTCGAGACGACGGAGGCGCTGTACGGGGTGGCGGGTTCGGGCTCGGGCGCCATCGCGGTGCGCGCGCTCATCCGCGCGGCGGAGCTGAGGCTGGCGCGCACGCAGGACCCCGAGCGGGCGGCGGAGTACTTGGCGCTGGCGAAGCCACGGCTGACGGGAGAAGCGGCCACGTTGGCGGGACGCGTCCAGGAGCTCGACGCGGAGGTCGAACGATGGGTGGAGGACGGCGCCTGGAGGCGGCGCGACGCCGCGCCCACGACCGCCGTGGAGACTCCACCCGCGCCGCCGCGCATCATCCCCTGCCGCATCGTGGGACTGACGGACATGGCGCTGAGTGTCGAGGCCGCCACGGGCCAGCGGCGGACGCTCGCCATGACCGAGGTGCTGGCAATCGCCGTGGGCCTGCTGCCCCTGGCCGGGCCGCCGGGAACTCCACCGAGACAAACGGTGCTCACCGACCTGGTCGTCTCATGGGGCGACGCCGGCGAAGGGCCCACGGTGCTGCGGGTCAACATCGTGGGGCTCGCGCTGAATCACTTCTACCCGGGCGTCCCACCGAAGGAAGCCTATGCGCGGTTCCTGGCGGACATGCTCGCACGAACCAACGCCAACGCGCTTCCGGATGTCTCGTCCCTCAAGCAGGGCCAATACCCGCGCTTCAACAGCGAGGCGGAGCTGAGCCAGCACTTCTACGGGATGAGCGCCGCGGCGGCTTGA
- a CDS encoding aminotransferase class I/II-fold pyridoxal phosphate-dependent enzyme, with translation MPTYPSTPREAFHLLRALSEDLSHVDRRPRALAELRELAELARHQPETAPLRLVSVTVAVGASQERLELLLLPSIFAPEAWAYTFLEGLLSVPLDEYAGKRLVEVGAGSGWICIALAKFTRLAHVHGADLNPHSPVVARCNAWLNGDESLVSRLSFGESDLLRGIPSDAPWDFVVGCIPQVLRSEELPTELSQADEQALYDLSNYCTLQNVYEDHFGLGLIARLLDEAPERLSLTGRLLLNLAGRPGRVIIERMFTRRGFNTRVRVARRVMQAADTDIRPLVALEQRTGREFEFFMEARSPEPLRASTALGWLQAGHPVWHEVAVWEAHLALPRETLALRAALRELGASSLQEELDLGAASAEQLGFVAELAARLARGPLMPYAHEAGDGSFRRQLVRYLDRYFGLRLAEEEVFVAPEREQAVYSLLMATCDVGDEVLVSRNLHPLYARALEKAGVRATVTHTSLAEIRRLLSAFDVKMVLLTVEKGERTNLSVLRDILAEAARRGIWVVLDESAFFNITGGVEPHTLFEFLAREPYTPNLVVLYGLIKNAVWPDLELTLLMPVPAPLRGDLEAAAEVTYSRISTLAQWFYERTFADLLSFRISFTEPESPAPRRAPVVPLPRSKRMARLMTFPAFAPKVFHEGDPELVRLDYGENEGPLPQPLVEGLIAAGVAPREPAPQTGLTEAVAAFLLESRAARYATDELAVAPGVWPLIHHLGVALRQRLGRAPRVYMATPCYGVLPPTFVSAGCDVEMGPLSGLLARRGQGGGVPDAIVVSQPSNPSGVYLSREELVALATYVVEQRCLLVSDEIFGLVNLTSPTAETVPSPVALEGAVPGIGARTVLLGGLSKEFAAGGLRVGWLAAKDRALAAAVRDSGPGVLHLMTARAAAYLYAAYARSPDGQLLYPARHKALRAFLVKMRRELADKRELLAAALPGDGRSDTGDAGGLFLSPRVTAWLGREVDGVRLTPENLPRVVYEHTHVVLNGGAWCGDTERVRAVFSIPREALLRAREQLLRFGVKLRGGSGEA, from the coding sequence ATGCCGACCTACCCCTCCACACCCCGAGAGGCGTTCCACCTGCTGCGCGCGCTGTCCGAGGACCTGTCCCACGTGGACCGACGTCCTCGCGCCCTGGCCGAGCTCCGTGAGCTGGCGGAGCTGGCGCGCCATCAACCCGAGACCGCACCGCTGCGGCTGGTGTCGGTGACGGTGGCGGTGGGCGCTTCGCAAGAGCGCCTGGAGCTGCTGCTCCTCCCGTCCATCTTCGCGCCCGAGGCCTGGGCGTACACCTTCCTGGAGGGGCTGCTCAGCGTCCCGTTGGACGAGTACGCGGGCAAGCGGCTCGTCGAGGTGGGCGCGGGCTCTGGCTGGATTTGCATCGCGCTGGCGAAGTTCACCCGGCTGGCGCACGTGCACGGCGCGGACCTCAATCCGCACTCGCCCGTGGTGGCGCGCTGCAATGCGTGGCTCAACGGTGATGAGTCACTGGTGTCCCGCCTGTCCTTCGGGGAGAGCGACCTGTTGCGCGGCATACCGTCGGATGCCCCGTGGGACTTCGTGGTGGGCTGCATCCCTCAAGTGCTGAGAAGCGAGGAGTTGCCGACGGAGCTGTCGCAGGCGGATGAACAGGCGCTGTACGACTTGTCCAACTACTGCACGCTGCAGAACGTCTATGAGGACCACTTCGGCCTCGGGCTCATCGCGCGGCTGTTGGACGAAGCGCCCGAGCGGCTGTCGCTCACCGGACGGCTGCTGCTGAACCTCGCGGGCCGACCGGGCCGCGTCATCATCGAGCGCATGTTCACCCGTCGGGGTTTCAACACGCGGGTGCGGGTGGCGCGGCGGGTGATGCAGGCGGCGGACACGGACATCCGCCCGCTGGTGGCGCTGGAGCAGCGCACCGGCCGCGAGTTCGAGTTCTTCATGGAGGCGCGCAGCCCCGAGCCGCTGAGGGCCTCCACCGCGCTGGGCTGGCTCCAGGCTGGCCACCCGGTGTGGCACGAGGTGGCGGTGTGGGAGGCGCACCTGGCGCTGCCGCGCGAGACGCTGGCGCTGCGGGCCGCGTTGCGCGAGCTGGGCGCCTCCTCGCTGCAAGAGGAGCTGGACCTGGGCGCGGCGTCGGCCGAGCAGTTGGGCTTCGTCGCGGAGTTGGCGGCGCGGCTGGCGCGGGGGCCGCTGATGCCCTACGCGCACGAAGCGGGAGATGGGTCCTTCCGCCGGCAGTTGGTGCGTTACCTGGACCGGTACTTCGGGCTGCGGCTGGCGGAGGAGGAGGTCTTCGTCGCGCCCGAGCGTGAGCAGGCGGTGTACTCGCTGCTGATGGCCACGTGTGACGTGGGTGACGAGGTGCTGGTGTCGCGCAACCTCCACCCGCTGTACGCACGGGCGTTGGAGAAGGCGGGCGTGCGCGCCACGGTGACGCACACCTCCCTGGCGGAGATTCGCCGGCTCCTGTCGGCGTTCGACGTGAAGATGGTGCTGCTGACGGTGGAGAAGGGCGAGCGCACCAACCTGTCCGTGCTGCGCGACATCCTCGCGGAGGCGGCGCGGCGGGGCATCTGGGTGGTGTTGGACGAAAGCGCGTTCTTCAACATCACCGGCGGCGTGGAGCCGCACACGCTCTTCGAGTTCCTGGCGCGCGAGCCCTACACCCCCAACCTGGTGGTGCTCTACGGCCTCATCAAGAACGCGGTGTGGCCGGACCTGGAGCTGACGCTGCTCATGCCGGTGCCAGCGCCCCTGCGGGGCGACCTGGAGGCCGCGGCGGAGGTCACCTACTCGCGCATCAGCACCCTGGCGCAGTGGTTCTATGAGCGCACCTTCGCGGACCTGCTGTCGTTCCGCATCTCCTTCACGGAGCCGGAGTCCCCCGCGCCACGCCGCGCGCCGGTGGTGCCGCTGCCCCGGTCGAAGCGGATGGCGCGGTTGATGACCTTCCCCGCCTTCGCGCCCAAGGTGTTCCACGAGGGGGACCCGGAGCTGGTGCGGCTCGATTACGGAGAGAACGAGGGGCCGCTGCCGCAGCCGCTCGTGGAGGGACTCATCGCCGCGGGGGTTGCTCCTCGCGAGCCCGCACCGCAGACGGGCCTGACGGAGGCGGTGGCCGCCTTCCTGTTGGAGTCGCGCGCGGCGCGTTACGCCACGGATGAGCTGGCGGTGGCGCCCGGCGTCTGGCCGCTCATCCACCACCTGGGTGTGGCGCTGCGTCAGCGGCTGGGACGGGCGCCGCGCGTCTACATGGCGACGCCGTGTTACGGCGTGTTGCCGCCCACCTTCGTCTCCGCGGGCTGTGACGTGGAGATGGGGCCGCTGTCGGGGCTGCTCGCACGTCGAGGGCAGGGTGGGGGCGTGCCGGACGCCATCGTCGTCTCGCAGCCGTCGAATCCCTCTGGCGTCTATCTGTCGCGTGAGGAGTTGGTGGCGCTGGCCACCTATGTGGTGGAGCAGCGCTGCCTGTTGGTGTCGGATGAAATCTTCGGTCTGGTGAACCTCACCAGCCCCACGGCGGAGACGGTGCCCAGCCCGGTGGCGCTGGAGGGCGCGGTGCCGGGCATCGGCGCCCGCACGGTGCTGCTCGGGGGCTTGTCCAAGGAGTTCGCGGCCGGTGGGCTCCGCGTCGGGTGGCTGGCGGCGAAGGACCGGGCGCTGGCCGCGGCGGTGCGTGACAGCGGACCGGGCGTGCTGCATCTGATGACGGCTCGGGCGGCGGCGTACCTCTATGCGGCCTATGCGCGCAGCCCGGATGGGCAGTTGCTGTACCCCGCACGGCACAAGGCGCTGCGCGCGTTCCTGGTGAAGATGCGGCGCGAACTGGCGGACAAGCGCGAGCTGTTGGCGGCGGCGTTGCCGGGAGATGGCCGCTCGGACACGGGAGACGCAGGGGGCCTCTTCCTGTCACCGCGTGTGACAGCGTGGCTGGGGCGTGAGGTCGACGGCGTGCGGCTGACGCCGGAGAACCTGCCGCGCGTGGTGTACGAGCACACGCACGTGGTGCTGAATGGTGGCGCATGGTGTGGCGACACCGAGCGGGTGCGCGCCGTGTTCTCCATCCCCCGCGAGGCCTTGCTCCGGGCTCGCGAGCAGCTCCTGCGCTTCGGCGTGAAGCTGCGCGGAGGGTCGGGAGAGGCCTGA
- a CDS encoding class I SAM-dependent methyltransferase produces MPNLLDMPRQALMDLRSRLSHSSLVSQLPRNVVPDSLSLSSPAPQDFALADPERVEAWRRACERYVRPGQVVMDACTGTGLRTFLAASRRPKKLYAVDGSRLLDTAQWVARRNGLEHIDFVRSHPWQFQVPEKVDVLLHELLGDALFDAGLVPRILDLRNRALKPGGRILPNRFEVFVEPVQLRDEACIPFIWSQRFPSVDYSCLQTLREAMNPSYFTRVIRSYEVDHLLCDPEPAFAFDLETMVADGLPHRVRYARPVVEEGRVDGFCLFYKVAFDAELSFNVSPLRGQNHAGMMLLRVDSREFERFDTLSFELEMVEPADVRTWRWQFT; encoded by the coding sequence ATGCCCAATCTGCTCGACATGCCTCGCCAGGCATTGATGGACCTGCGTTCGCGGCTGAGCCACTCGTCGTTGGTGTCCCAGTTGCCGCGCAACGTCGTGCCGGACAGTCTTTCGCTCTCCAGCCCCGCGCCCCAGGACTTCGCGCTCGCGGACCCCGAGCGGGTGGAGGCCTGGCGCAGGGCCTGTGAGCGCTATGTGCGGCCCGGGCAGGTCGTCATGGATGCGTGTACCGGCACGGGCCTGCGCACCTTCCTGGCCGCCAGCCGGCGTCCGAAGAAGCTGTACGCGGTGGATGGCTCGCGGCTGCTCGACACGGCGCAGTGGGTGGCGCGGCGCAACGGGCTGGAGCACATCGACTTCGTGCGCTCGCATCCCTGGCAGTTCCAGGTGCCGGAGAAGGTGGACGTGCTGCTGCACGAGCTGCTGGGCGACGCGCTCTTCGACGCGGGCCTGGTGCCCCGCATCCTGGACTTGCGCAACCGCGCGTTGAAGCCCGGGGGGCGCATCCTCCCCAACCGCTTCGAGGTCTTCGTGGAGCCGGTGCAGCTCCGGGACGAGGCGTGCATCCCCTTCATCTGGAGCCAGCGCTTCCCCAGCGTGGACTACAGTTGCCTGCAGACGCTGCGCGAGGCGATGAACCCGTCCTACTTCACGCGCGTCATCCGCTCGTATGAGGTGGACCACCTCCTGTGCGATCCGGAGCCCGCCTTCGCCTTCGACCTGGAGACGATGGTCGCGGACGGCCTGCCGCACCGCGTGCGTTACGCCAGGCCGGTGGTGGAGGAGGGCCGCGTGGATGGCTTCTGCCTCTTCTACAAGGTGGCCTTCGACGCGGAGCTGTCCTTCAACGTCTCGCCGCTGCGGGGGCAGAACCACGCGGGGATGATGCTCTTGCGCGTGGACTCGCGGGAGTTCGAGCGCTTCGACACGCTGTCCTTCGAGCTCGAGATGGTGGAGCCGGCGGACGTGCGCACCTGGCGATGGCAGTTCACCTGA